Proteins found in one Lentisphaerota bacterium genomic segment:
- a CDS encoding ORF6N domain-containing protein: MKKKTLSQAVEDFRGLIVQVRGVPVILDSDLAKAYGVTTKALNQAVKRNRERFPDEFVFLVEPQEFTILISQIVTSSCVPMLSQTATASRHGGRRKATYVFTEHGAIMASMVLNSPQAVQMSVFVVKAFVAMRSLLLTQQDLAKKLADLERTLTERLDTHEHAISDIIQQIMQLLSPPPPEAAEPPRPLIGFSVRERRAKYRTKRNAGKST; this comes from the coding sequence ATGAAAAAGAAGACGCTGAGCCAGGCGGTGGAGGACTTTCGCGGACTGATCGTGCAGGTGCGGGGCGTGCCTGTGATCCTCGACAGCGACCTCGCCAAAGCCTACGGCGTCACCACCAAAGCGCTGAATCAGGCAGTCAAGCGGAACCGTGAGAGGTTTCCGGACGAGTTTGTGTTTCTCGTTGAACCGCAGGAATTTACAATCTTGATATCACAAATTGTGACTTCAAGTTGCGTGCCCATGCTATCACAAACTGCGACAGCATCTCGGCATGGCGGCAGGCGCAAAGCCACCTACGTTTTTACCGAGCATGGAGCGATTATGGCATCCATGGTTCTCAACAGTCCGCAGGCCGTGCAGATGAGCGTGTTCGTGGTGAAGGCGTTCGTCGCCATGCGGTCGCTGCTCCTGACGCAGCAGGACTTGGCCAAGAAGCTGGCGGACCTCGAGCGCACGCTGACCGAGCGACTGGACACGCACGAGCACGCGATCTCGGACATCATCCAGCAGATCATGCAACTCCTCTCACCCCCGCCGCCCGAGGCAGCAGAGCCGCCGCGCCCGCTCATCGGCTTCTCGGTCCGCGAGAGGCGTGCGAAGTATCGGACAAAGAGAAACGCTGGGAAGAGCACTTGA
- a CDS encoding ABC transporter ATP-binding protein: protein MSHPDLVIDARDLNKSYRLPHKTVTVLTGASLTLAAGERVAVVGRSGVGKSTLLHVLGALDRPESGEVRINGRSIYALGERDRAMLRAREIGFVFQSYHLLPEMDIAENVMLPAWAGGNRQSRAVIRKRAIEMLDRVGLADRATHTPLELSGGEQQRAALARALMNAPPLLLADEPTGNLDRGTGAQILDLLFDIARQTGHALVLVTHSPEVAALCDRTLTLEGGRMV, encoded by the coding sequence ATGTCCCACCCGGACCTGGTGATTGATGCGCGCGACCTGAACAAAAGCTACCGCCTGCCGCACAAAACCGTTACCGTGCTCACCGGGGCGTCGCTGACCCTGGCCGCTGGCGAACGGGTGGCGGTGGTCGGCCGCAGCGGCGTCGGCAAAAGCACGTTGCTGCACGTGCTGGGCGCGTTGGACCGCCCCGAGTCCGGCGAGGTGCGCATCAACGGGCGCTCGATCTATGCCCTGGGCGAACGCGACCGGGCGATGCTGCGCGCCCGCGAGATCGGCTTTGTTTTCCAGTCCTACCATCTGCTCCCCGAAATGGATATCGCCGAGAACGTGATGCTTCCGGCCTGGGCCGGCGGCAACCGGCAGAGCCGCGCCGTCATCCGGAAGCGGGCAATCGAGATGCTGGATCGCGTGGGACTGGCGGATCGCGCCACGCACACCCCGCTCGAACTCTCCGGCGGCGAGCAGCAGCGGGCCGCGCTGGCCCGCGCCCTGATGAATGCGCCGCCCCTGCTCTTGGCCGACGAGCCGACCGGCAATCTGGATCGTGGCACCGGTGCCCAAATTCTCGATCTCCTCTTCGACATCGCCCGCCAGACCGGCCACGCCCTCGTGCTGGTCACCCACTCGCCCGAAGTCGCCGCGCTCTGTGATCGGACGCTGACGCTCGAAGGCGGACGGATGGTGTGA
- a CDS encoding formylglycine-generating enzyme family protein produces MIDKIRSMRVVSLCLWALLTAVTTGFGQEETARPPPLAPPLGYSAQRMDREMVRVPGGALIFGMTAEEKRAAATAAGVHPDRLKFHTNRNVLEVKDFWIDTYPVTRGQFARFLKETNYQVLRNGWVVGWRELTRSWPPDQPGTEALPMIGVNAADAEAYARWAGKRLPTEAEWELAARGTDGRLYPWGNQPLTNACYEGTGDLSFATLFPVGSWPAGASPCGAMDMVGLVCQYVRTIKGRDSHILVGSSVFHTQPYSRLVTARFGWTPGMRNYVSGFRCASDTPPPGEDADGAYRAGPPEPPAKLAIRQDLYLKEPITLRGLETTTLEVRVPWFPESVWTLDVPETTYGPFTGANLWFPGDPKTTVNWEVAPDGQRASYVREQGTQRIACTAWVEQGHTVRFRITTRNIEHDDGMMSHVCMKTISPFFSSQEQMSQGIIRNGAFVRVADGPQGFRAGESRFLADGERDLQTFYWSVPDSLPAVNHAVLRSYDGTAFVARVGPGPCRVWGNSSIPCTHLVAAGKPQKKEGKVVFFIGKAEELERIIGR; encoded by the coding sequence GTGATTGATAAAATTAGATCGATGCGGGTCGTCAGCTTGTGTCTGTGGGCGCTGCTGACGGCCGTGACGACGGGGTTCGGCCAGGAGGAGACGGCCCGTCCGCCGCCGCTCGCCCCGCCGCTCGGCTATTCCGCGCAACGGATGGATCGGGAGATGGTCCGTGTGCCCGGCGGGGCGCTGATCTTCGGCATGACCGCAGAGGAGAAGCGAGCCGCCGCCACCGCCGCCGGGGTGCATCCGGATCGCCTGAAGTTTCATACGAACCGAAACGTGCTAGAGGTGAAGGACTTCTGGATCGACACCTATCCGGTCACCCGCGGCCAATTCGCCCGTTTCCTGAAAGAGACAAACTACCAGGTGTTGCGCAACGGTTGGGTGGTCGGTTGGAGGGAATTGACCCGGTCCTGGCCGCCGGACCAACCCGGCACCGAGGCGCTGCCCATGATCGGCGTCAATGCCGCCGATGCCGAAGCCTATGCCCGCTGGGCGGGCAAACGCCTGCCCACGGAGGCTGAGTGGGAACTGGCCGCGCGCGGAACCGATGGACGGCTCTACCCCTGGGGCAATCAACCATTGACGAACGCCTGCTATGAAGGGACGGGCGACCTTTCGTTCGCGACCCTTTTCCCGGTCGGCTCCTGGCCTGCCGGTGCAAGTCCGTGCGGCGCGATGGACATGGTGGGGCTGGTCTGCCAGTATGTGCGGACGATCAAAGGCCGCGATAGCCATATTCTCGTGGGTTCCAGCGTGTTTCACACCCAACCCTATTCGCGCCTGGTGACGGCCCGTTTCGGCTGGACGCCGGGGATGCGAAATTATGTCTCGGGCTTCCGCTGCGCGTCGGATACGCCCCCGCCCGGAGAGGATGCAGACGGGGCGTACCGGGCGGGCCCGCCGGAGCCGCCAGCCAAACTCGCCATTCGCCAGGATCTGTACCTGAAGGAGCCGATCACGCTGCGCGGACTCGAGACGACCACGCTCGAGGTGCGTGTCCCCTGGTTTCCAGAGAGCGTCTGGACGCTGGACGTGCCGGAGACGACCTACGGCCCATTCACCGGCGCGAACCTGTGGTTCCCGGGAGACCCCAAGACGACGGTGAATTGGGAGGTCGCACCCGACGGGCAGCGCGCGTCTTATGTGCGCGAGCAGGGAACGCAGCGGATCGCCTGCACGGCGTGGGTGGAGCAGGGACACACCGTCCGCTTCCGGATCACCACCCGAAACATCGAGCATGACGACGGAATGATGAGCCATGTCTGCATGAAAACCATCAGCCCGTTTTTTTCGAGCCAGGAGCAGATGTCCCAGGGCATCATCCGCAACGGCGCGTTTGTCCGGGTGGCCGACGGGCCGCAGGGCTTTCGCGCAGGGGAGAGCCGGTTCCTGGCGGACGGCGAACGCGATCTCCAGACGTTCTACTGGTCGGTGCCTGACAGCCTGCCTGCCGTCAATCATGCCGTTCTGCGGTCTTATGACGGCACGGCCTTTGTGGCCCGCGTCGGGCCGGGTCCCTGCCGGGTCTGGGGCAACAGTTCCATCCCCTGCACCCATCTGGTGGCGGCCGGCAAACCACAGAAAAAAGAGGGAAAGGTTGTTTTCTTCATCGGAAAGGCGGAGGAACTTGAGCGGATCATCGGACGGTAA
- a CDS encoding FAD-binding oxidoreductase produces MPFCGLMTARPLWPASGRVPAGSGATVPSPAPIWWRPANHRKKRERLFSSSERRRNLSGSSDGKQDPIGVPVTADEAGYLRDESRRTGCAERIVFATDERAVRRALDEARVNGWPVTVQGARTGISAGAVPEGGLILNLSRMKRLGAVVDRRITVQPGVLLSEINATVALQGLFFPPDPTETSASIGGMIACNASGALSYHYGPTRRWIRSARVMLANGETLTLRRGEQRAQGNRFALKTDSGSVIAGDLPPLKMPTVKHAAGYYVKPDMDLLDLFIGMEGTLGVITEAELDLLPLPPVRQALTAFFPAEAGALAFVRFLRGDGDCARLIAPVAIEFFDADALDLLRRAQRETPAFSRLPTLPATCAAAIYVELHGKDAAALEPAVLAITARLPSFGASDDTCWFADQPQVLDRLKTFRHATPEVVNRLIDERRKTCPGLTKLGTDMAVPDTALDRILARYHSDLAAAGLESVIFGHIGDNHVHVNILPRTQTEYDRGQALYREWAALVTALGGSVSAEHGIGKIKVALLEVQYGANGIEAMRKLKRLFDPDARLNRGNLFQRGV; encoded by the coding sequence ATGCCGTTCTGCGGTCTTATGACGGCACGGCCTTTGTGGCCCGCGTCGGGCCGGGTCCCTGCCGGGTCTGGGGCAACAGTTCCATCCCCTGCACCCATCTGGTGGCGGCCGGCAAACCACAGAAAAAAGAGGGAAAGGTTGTTTTCTTCATCGGAAAGGCGGAGGAACTTGAGCGGATCATCGGACGGTAAGCAGGACCCGATTGGCGTGCCCGTGACCGCAGACGAGGCCGGCTATCTGCGCGATGAATCGCGGCGGACCGGATGCGCGGAGCGCATCGTGTTTGCGACAGACGAGCGAGCGGTCAGGCGCGCCTTGGACGAGGCGCGCGTCAACGGCTGGCCGGTCACCGTGCAAGGCGCCCGCACCGGCATCTCAGCCGGGGCGGTTCCGGAGGGCGGGCTGATTCTCAATCTAAGCCGCATGAAGCGCCTCGGCGCGGTTGTGGATCGCCGGATCACCGTCCAACCCGGCGTGCTTCTTTCGGAGATCAACGCGACGGTCGCGCTACAGGGGCTGTTCTTCCCGCCGGATCCCACCGAAACCTCGGCCTCGATCGGCGGGATGATCGCCTGCAACGCCTCCGGCGCGCTCAGCTACCACTATGGACCGACCCGCCGCTGGATCCGCTCTGCGCGGGTGATGCTCGCCAACGGCGAGACGCTCACCCTGCGGCGCGGCGAACAGCGGGCGCAGGGCAACCGGTTTGCGCTGAAGACCGATTCCGGAAGCGTCATCGCCGGGGATTTACCCCCCCTGAAAATGCCAACGGTCAAGCATGCCGCCGGATACTATGTCAAACCGGACATGGATCTGCTGGATCTGTTCATCGGCATGGAAGGGACGTTGGGGGTCATCACCGAGGCCGAGCTCGACCTGCTCCCGCTGCCCCCGGTTCGCCAGGCGCTGACCGCATTCTTCCCCGCCGAGGCGGGCGCGCTCGCGTTTGTTCGTTTTCTGCGCGGCGACGGGGATTGCGCCCGGCTGATTGCACCGGTTGCGATCGAGTTTTTTGACGCCGACGCGCTGGATCTGCTGCGCCGGGCCCAACGGGAGACCCCCGCCTTCTCTCGTCTGCCCACGCTGCCCGCCACCTGCGCGGCCGCGATCTACGTTGAGCTTCACGGCAAGGATGCGGCGGCGCTGGAACCGGCCGTTCTGGCGATCACTGCGCGGCTGCCGTCCTTCGGCGCGAGCGACGACACCTGCTGGTTTGCTGATCAGCCTCAGGTCCTTGATCGCCTGAAGACCTTCCGGCACGCCACGCCGGAGGTGGTCAACCGGTTGATTGACGAACGGCGGAAGACCTGCCCGGGCCTGACGAAGCTCGGAACCGATATGGCGGTGCCCGATACCGCGCTCGATCGCATCCTGGCGCGTTACCACAGCGATCTCGCTGCCGCCGGACTGGAGTCGGTGATCTTCGGCCATATCGGCGACAACCACGTCCACGTCAACATCCTGCCGCGCACGCAGACCGAGTACGACCGGGGCCAGGCGCTGTATCGCGAATGGGCCGCCCTCGTCACGGCGCTGGGCGGGTCGGTCTCGGCGGAACACGGCATCGGCAAGATCAAGGTTGCGTTGCTCGAAGTCCAGTACGGGGCGAATGGCATTGAGGCGATGCGGAAGCTGAAACGGCTGTTCGACCCCGACGCGCGGCTGAACCGCGGCAATTTGTTTCAACGAGGCGTCTGA